In the genome of Theropithecus gelada isolate Dixy chromosome 19, Tgel_1.0, whole genome shotgun sequence, the window CCCGGTCCCCGCGGGCTCCCTGGGGCCTGGGCCGATGGGGATCCCCTCCCTCCCGGCACCAGTCCCTCCGTCCCTGCCCCTGCTCGGTCTCCGCGTCTCGCTCCCTCTCGGGGCCCTGTCTGGCCCGTCCCTCCCGCGGCGCCTCTGATTGGCTGCCTCCATCCGCgcctgtctgtgtctctctctgcccATCTCCTCTCGGCCTCCTCCTGTCTCCGAAGCTGCTCTCCTCCCCGTCTCTGACTCCCCGGCTGCCTCTCTCCGGGTCCCTCTCTGTGCGACTCAGCGGGgtctgcccccacccccgccgtgggtccctctcctccctgcctccctgtcccctccacccaccccacgaACCAACTTACAGTTCATGTCCCCGCAGGGCCAGGGGTTCcccagggcagggggcagggagcCGGGGGCCTTTAACCCTTCCCTGTCCGCTGCCGGGGGAGCCCCGGGGGTCAGCTGGGCCGCggcctggggaggggaggcatGTGCCCGTCAGCAGCAGGGCCGAGGCAGTGAGGGAGTGTGGACGCCTGGGGGGTTATATAGGGGGCTGGGGCGGGCGGGCGGGGGGCAGGCGGCAGGGGAGGGCGGCCTGACACATCCTGACtcaccctccctgcctgccttttCCATTCACACGGAGCGGCTGCCTTGCAGGGCTCACGCCGCCGCGCTCGGAGGAGGGCACGGAAGGAAAAGTTGGAAAAGTTGAAAAGGGAAAGGGGGGGGTGGTCGGAGAGGGGCTGGTGAGGTCATTGGCgtcccctccctccacctccacgGGCCAGAGCAGACACTCAGGCTCAAGCGCTGGGGCCCGACTGTGGGTGGGGGTCCGGCTGGACCAGGACTggcagagagagatggggaggcaggaggacggaaaggcagagagaggccGGACGGAGGGACAGGACAGGGGCctggagaggtggaggcaggaggaacagGGAGTCGAAGGGacggagagagagacacacacacacacagagtgaaggagagactgagacagagacagggagacctAGATCCACAGAGATGGAGGCAGCCAGAGAGACACaccagagaagcagagaggatCAGAGGGCCAGTCCTGGAGACAGAGGAGAGGTTCTGGGAGTCCGAGATCAGACAGCGGGAGGAAGACAGCAGGAGGGACTTGGGGAGACCGGGGAAACCCGGAGGGAAAAGGAACAGAGACACCAAGACTCTGAGAGAGAGGACGCAGCAGCTGAAGGCACCAGGCAAAGAGACACAGGGCAGATGACAGGAACGGAGAGGCCCCATTAacagagatggggagacagaTATTAGAAAGACAGAGATGCTGAGATGTTGGGGACTCAGCAATGGGGCCAGAGAGTAAAagcctttctcatttttttgtttgtttgttttttgggactgaatcgcgctctgtcgcccaggctggagtgcaatggcgtgatcaatggcgtaatctcagctcactgtaacctctgcctcccgggttcaagcgattctcttgcctcagcctcccgagtagctgggattacaggtgtgcgccaccacaccaggctaattttgtatttttagtagagatggggtttcaccatgttggccaggctggtctcgatctcctgacctcatgatccgcctgcctcggcctcccaaagtgctgggattacaggtgtgagccacggtgcctggcctcgtttttgtttttttttgagacagagtctcgctctgttgcccaggctggggtgcaatggtgtgatctcagctcactgtaacctctgcctcccaggttcaagtgattctcatgcctcagcctcctgagtagctgggattacaggcacctgccaccactcctggctaatttttgtgtttttaatagagatagggttttgccatgttgcccacgctggtctcaaactcctgagctcaggtcatccgcccacctcagcctcccaaagtgctgggattacgggtgtgaaccaccacgACTGGCCAGAAAAGCCTTTCTTGAAGAGGCAGGTggagacaggaaggaggaagagagacggAGACAGAGGACCAACAAAAAGAGGCACTGAAACACTCCACAGAGGCGAGACCTCCATGTGCGACTCTCCccctctgtgccttagtttcctcatctgtgaagggGGGTTAATGAGCACCCCCAGCCCTCTAAATGCCACGATGAGGATAAAGTGAGCTCGTTCACGTGAAGCACAAAGTCAGTGCTAACCATCCTTATTCCCCGCGTTAGTTTTTATGAACACATCAGGGACACAGAGAAAAAGATGTTGCCTTTGAGAGAGACGGGGAGGATGAGGGAGACGCAGGAGCAAGGTGGGGTGAAGACGGGACAGTGGGGACACTGAGACAGTGGCCAGAACTGGGGCCAGGGGCCAGAGCCCTGGTCGTTGCTGCACAGAGGTGGAGGCGGTAGAGGTGTGCGGGGGGAGGGGACCCGCAGGCCAGGGTGGAGGCAGCAATGCCACCACGGTGGAGGCATGACCTCATCGCCTCAGGTAAgaactctttccctctctctggcctgtcacagccaccccttccaggGCCCCCCAGGGGCCCTCCCCAGCACCGGCTCCTGCTGGGACCCAGGCCTCTGACCACTGGGTCTCCGCCCCTCAGGGGGCCTGCTTCCGGCTGAGTCAGTGTGGGGGGCCCAAGGCTGCGTCAGTGAGGGGAGAGCTGACGTAGACCCCCCCAGACCGGCGGGGCCAGCCAAGGTGACTCAGGCCACCAGCTTGGGGGATGGACTAGCCTGAGGGGATAGGGGACTGGCTTGGGGCCAGCTGGGGAGCAAGAACAGGGCTCTGGTAATGCCAGCCCCGTCCCCCTACAGGGACCAGAGCCCaatccccagcccctcctccctcagaccccagagtccaggcccccaggccctcctccctcagacccaggagtccaggtccccaaaccctcctccctcagactcaggAGTCCAGGTccccaggccctcctccctcagacccaggagtccaggcccccagcccctcctccctcagacccaggagtccagacccccagcctctcctccctcagacccaggagtccaggccccaggccctcctccctcagacccaggagtccaggcccccaggccctcctccctcagacccaggagtccaggcccccaggccctcctccctcagacccaggagtccaggcccccaacccctcctccctcagacccaggagtccaggcccccagtccctcctccctcagacccaggagtccagatccccaggccctcctccctcagacccaggagtccggGCCCTAAATTCTAGTTCAAGAAAGGTAGAGGAGAATCTTGTGGCCCTTCTACACTTTGGGGAGCATGTATGGGGAAGGTCATGGGTCTGGGACGAATCCGGGGTCCCAGCTGCTGCCAGTTTCCTGTCTTGTCTGGGTCATCAGCCCTGGGTTGTGGGCTCAGACTCCATCCCGACAGCGTGGCTGCAGGAGGTGCAGGTAGATGGGCGGGTGCAGAGTGGTGGGGCTGGGAGTTATTGGCAACTCCTGGGTGTGCCCAGATCAGGGTGGGACACATTGGGCTACTTctgtgaaaagaagagaaagagagagagaaagagatgaagatCGGAAAAGAGACCCGGAGGCAGGACTAGGGAATCCCAAGAAAGTGACAGATGACAGAGACAAACAGAGCTGGAGAGACAGGGGCGACAAAGGCCCCAGGAAGCAGCCAGGGCTGTGGAACCCAGGGGAAGCTAGAGACCAGCTTGGGGGCTCGGAAACAGACTGGGCAGCCGGGGCACAAAGCCTGGGGTGGTCAGAGACACTGGGGAGAAGCCACGGGGATGTGGGGGATGACCAGGGAGTCCTGGCTCCCGCGCGGCCCCGGGGGGAAGCTGAGCCAGCAGGGTGTGAGGTCAGCAGGTcccaggctgtgtgtgtgtccgtCTGTCAGTCCCTGGGGGGTCCTGTCTGGCCTCTGGGGGGTGACGGGGCAGGCTGGCCACAGAGGCAGCCCAAACCTGTCATTAGCGGTGAGGGCCGTGACGGCGGGGGCCCCCCCAGTCCCAAGCCGCGGTCCAAGGCCAGGcggccccaccccccaccccctccttgATCCCTGAGGAATCCCGGGAATTGGGAAGTGGGTCCAGATGATGTTGACACAGGAAACGGTCAGCAGCTGCCAGGCCTCAGCCCCACAACCCCTCTGacccccacccccggcccccTGCAGAGGCCCCTCTAACCTGTGTCATCTCTGACGAAGGCAGCCCAGGGCCCACTCAGTACCCACCAGGATGTTTACAGGAGAGATGGGCAACACAGGGAGTCACCCCATGGGGCTTCCTGAGAAATGGGTCTGGCTCCTGGACCATCCACACAGACCCACAAGttcaggcccccagcccctcctccctcagacccaggagtccaggtccCCAGGCCTTCTTCCCTCAGACCCAATTCTGGCTCCCAGCCCCATCCTTCAGACCTGGGAGTCCAGCGTTCAGCTCCTCCTACTTCAGACCCAGAAGTCTGGGacctccagcccctcctccctcagacccaggagtcctggcccccaacccctcctccctcagacccaggagtccagacccccagcccctcctccctcagacccaggagtccaggccccagtCCCTTCTCCCTTTAATGCAGGTGTCTGAGTTTCCAACCCCCTTTTCCCTCAGATGCAGCAGTTCCAGCCCAGAGACTGTCCCAGGGGAGCTGAGACTCCCTTCTCACTGTGCTGCAAAGCTGACTGGATGATTTGGGGTGCAGTAGGGGTTATGGTCCCAACCCAGTCCCTCAGTCCGGCTTCCTCCTCTTGGAAGCCAAGTTTCCTCCCAGTCATTGGGGAGCGGAGGGTGGGAATCAATGTGGAAGCTTCCGGATCTCCATTTGACtgactccctccctccaccctctaaCCTCTGTTCACAAATGGGGAAACAGATCTAGGAGGGATATGGAGGTTCCCTGCCCAGAAGCCACCATCATAGTCTTCGAGCAGCTCCAGCCCACCAGGCCCTCAAATCTCAGCAGGGGCCACATGGCCTGTCCCCttccctgtttttgtttgtgtgtgtgtgtgttttgattttgttgttgttgtttttggatacagagtctcactccttcacccaggctgagtgcagcagcacgatctcgactcactgcaacctccacctcctgggttcaagcaattctcctgcctcagtcacccaagcagctgggattataggcaagtaactaccacgcccagctaatttttgtatttttggtagggacggggtttccccatgttggccaggctggtctcgaactcctgacctcaggtgatcctcctgcctcggcctcccaaaatgctggggttacaggcatgagccaccgcgcccagccctatgGCCTTCCTGCTAAACATTCCCTAGACAGCAGGCCTGGCGTGCCTGAGACGAAAAGCCTCTCGGGGTCCCCTGGACTTAGGCTCCGGCCCCCATTGTCTCATCTCCTTCCAAGGTCTCCTTGTTGCCGGGGTGGTGGGGGGGGACCTTCCCCAACAATGGGGCTCAGTGAGGCCTCTGTGTCTCCCAGCCCCACTTCCCCTGGTTGCTAAGGCAAAACACTCCCTAGCAACGGGGTTTCCTGAGCCTTCCGGCCACCCGAATCCACCTTCTCAGGTATCACTTTCCTAAGGAAAGGAATTCCCTCGCAAGACCTCCCAGTTCCCCACCCCTCAGGGCACCCTGGGTGATGTGGAGACACACCCCAGACCCCCCGCGCCCTCCCAGACTTCTCATCCCCGCCGTAAGTTGCCAAGGAGGTTCTTCTAAACCTGAGACGCCCCCCCCCACCAGGTACCTAAAGAATCAACACCCTAGACCAggcatggccaggctggtgtgaagcccccccaccccccttcATTCCCGTTGCCGCGGGGACTCCCTAGCAACAGAACTCAGAATCCTGGGGCCTGGCGGGCAGGCGGGCGCGGCCGGTTACTGGGGTGATGTCCCGTAAGGCCTCTTCCCACAGCGACCCCAGGGGTCTGGGGAGGCGACATGTTGGGCTCTGGGATCCCAGCGCTGGGCCTGCTTCTGCTCCTGCAGGGCTCGGCAGGTGAGGGGCTGGTGAGGCCGGGGAGCTGAGGAGGGGCGCCCGGCCCTGCACAGCCCTAACACTGCCCTTTCTCTCACAGACGGAAATGGAATCCAGGGATTCTTCTATCCATGGAGTGAGCAGCGGCTGAAATACTGGGTCGCCCAGATCAGACCCCTgaatctgagggaggaggggctgggcctggactcctgggtctgagggaggaggggctgggcctgaactcctgggtctgagggaggagggacttggtcctggactcctgggtctgagggaggagggactgacccggactcctgggtctgagggaggaggggctgggcctgaactcctgggtctgagggaggagggacttggtcctggactcctgggtctgagggaggaggggctgggcctggactcctgggtgtgagggaggaggggctgggagtctggactcctgggtctgagggaggagggcctgggggtctggactcctgggtctgagggaggaggggctgggggcctggactcctgggtctgagggagggggggctgggggcctggactcctgggtctgagggaggaggggctgggggcctggactcctgggtctgagggaggaggggctggacctggacccctgggtctgagggaggaggggctggggcctggacccctgggtctgaaggaggaggagctggtgATGAAGCCACTGGCGGTTGGTCCCCAGGCTGTGAGGGTGACATATGGGACCGGGAGAGCTGCGGGGGCCAGGCGGCCATCGAGAGCCCCAACCTCTGCCTGCGCCTCCGGTGCTGCTACCGTGATGGGGTCTGCTACCACCAGCGTCCAGACGGTGAGGGCTCCTGGTCCCAGGTCCTTGGGGCATGGGTGTGGTGGCCGGGAGCCCCGGGTCTGAACCCTGCCTCCCTTGTCCAGAAAACATGCGGAGGAAGCACATGTGGGCGCTGGGCTGGGCGTGCGGCGGCCTCCTCCTCCTGAGCTGCAGCATCTGCTTGTTCTGGCGAGTGGGCCTGGGATGGGGCGGGCGCCTGCACCCCCAAGGGGAGGGTCCGGCCGCGGGCAGGGGCTGAGCCGTCTGCTCCCTGCAGGTGGGCCAAGCGCCGGGACGTGCTGCACATGCCTGGTTTCCTGGCGGGTCAGTGCGACCTGTCCAAGTCAGTCTCGCTGCTCTCCAAGCACCGAGGGACCAAGAAGACGCCGTCTGCGGGCAGCGCGCCGGTCGCCCTGTCCAAAGAGTCCAAGGATGCAGAGGGGGCCACCGAGGGGGAAGGGACAGAAGAGGGTGAGGAGACGGAGGGCGAGGAAGACGAGGATTAGGGGCGTCCCCGGGGGACTGCTCAATACAGATATGGCGGACGGATGCGTGTTCTCGTCTCTGAGAGCTGTGGGGAGCAGGGGGCATGGCGCACACAGAGGCCAGGGTAACAGGTGGGGGCTGGAGGGGGTTTGGGGATGGAAGCTCAGGGGGCCCCAGGCTGTGGCCATGGGGGTGTGAGCTGAGGGGGACCCTGGAATGAGAGAGATCTGGGAGGTAAGTGGGGAGGATCTGAGCTGAGGGGGATCTGCGCTCATGGGGGTGTCCTGGGCTGTGATCATGGGAGCCCTGGACTGAGGGGGTAGAGGTGTACGAGTGCTGGAGTGCGGGTCTGAAATGAGGGAGTTGGGGATATGTGGGGGTGGCGGGGTCTGAGGGGTGCCTGGactgggcaggggcaggagcaTGCCACAGCCATGGAAACGTGCCCCTCAGTCTCCTCCATGGAGTGCCAGTGACCGACAGTatcccccccccccgccccgccgccACCCCGGATACACCTAGATTACCATGGGCTGCTCTCCACCAGTAACAGCATGGCGAGGCAAGGGGTGGGGGTTCCAGGCACAGGCGCCTTCTCAAAGGGCAAGGGCCTCCCTCATGGACGATGACTTCAGCTCCCAACTCCCCAGTGGCCAGTGGCAATTTTCCTGGAGGTGCGCTACAGTCTAACACTCGTCCtacccatccctccctccctctccctgcaccAAGCTACCCTTCAAAAGTGTTTCCCCAATAAATATCTTGCAAGTCCAATTTGTCTCCGTGTCTGCTTCTCAGAGAACCCAAACTCACACAGCGATGTCGGGGTAGAGTGGAGGGGTCTGGGCTGAGATCCTTATCCCCCAGGCCCCTCCCTGGTCCCCTCTGAGAAGGGGCCAGTATAAGGCTGGGCTCCTATATCCCCAGGGCTCCCGGTCTCCCCAGGGCAGGGGCAGCCTCACCTCAGGTGTGGCCAGGCCCACCTGTGTGCTAGAAGGAAGCAAGCCATCTTGTCTCCGTTCCCACCCCAGCAGGGTCCCTCTCCCAGACAAACATGCAGCGCTGAGGCAAATCTGCTTTTTATCCAagtgaggagggaggggggacAGGGAGCGTCCTGCTGGCCACGGATGTAGAGGCAGCTGCACACTGCAGTCCGGTCCTGACAGCTGGAGCCGAGGGGTTGTCTGCAGGAGGGAGGGTGGAGTGAGTGACGGCTCAGGAACCCCCCCGCATCCCTGTGTTCCGGGCTCtctgcctgggaggcagaggcagggagccCTGTCCACCCACCCTTGCCCCTCACATGGACCCACACACTTGTTCCTTCGTCCCTGCATGCCCCCATTTGCTaagtgtgtgcatgcgtgtgtgccgTTAACGCACTGGAATCCATGGGTAGCAGACTGGGAATGCAAGCCAGGGAGAGGCAGAAACGGGGAGAtgcaaaagagagagggagatgcAGACATGCAGAGGGGAAAGACAGAAGCACAGGGACAAAGagacctgggagacagagacacagagacaaagagagagagagggagacaggcagacacagagaagacagaggcagagggaggccaggcatggtggccctcATCTCAGACCCTCACCTCAGCATTTTGGCtgcaggcaggaggatcacttgagcccaggagtttgacaccagcctgggtaacataggaagaccccgtctctggtacctgtagtcccagctccttgggaggctgaggtgggaggatcgcttgagcccaggaggtcgaggctgcagtgagctgtgattgtaccactgcactccagcctggacaacagagcgatgGGGGTGGCTCTGCCTGGCTACTCATGGTGGTCTCAGAGGTTGTGGGGGCTACCAGAGCTAGAACCTGTGGGTCCCTCTGCTCAAATTCAGATTCTCTGTCTTCCATGTGCTGGAAGCTGCTCGCTTTCCCCAGTAAGCAAGAGTTTTGGTTTTCAATAGGCCCATTTTCCTTGTAAGTGGGGCCTACGTTCGAGTCAGTGTGGTCTGAGTCTTTGGTGGAGGCTCCAAGAGTGGAGGCCTGTGCAGCTGTGCTAGATGTTTAAGCTACGTAAAGgattttcgtttctttttttttgagatggagtctcgctccgttgcccaagctggagtgcagtggcacgaccttggttcactgcaacctctgcctccctagtagctgggattacaggtgtccaccaccacgcctggctaatttttgtatttttagtagagatggggtttcgccatggttgccaggttggtctcgaacttctgacctcaggtgatccacctgcctcgacctcctaaagtgctggaattacaggtgtgagccaccatgcccgacctcataagggattttcttttctttttttttttttttgagatggggtctcgctctgctgctcaggctggagtgcagtggcttgatcttggctccctgcagcctctgcctcccaggttcaagcaattctcccacctcggcctccctaagtgctgggattacaggcatgagccactgtgctcagccaggaTTTCCAAAAGTAACAGTAACTACAGGTGCttacttttgcattttattttattttattttattttattttttttgagacggagtctcgctctgtcgcccaggctggagtgcagtggccggatctcagctcactgcaagctccgcctcccgggttcccgccattctcctgcctcagcctcccgagtagctgggactacaggcgcccacaaccgcgcccggctaatttttt includes:
- the TMEM190 gene encoding transmembrane protein 190; this encodes MLGSGIPALGLLLLLQGSADGNGIQGFFYPWSCEGDIWDRESCGGQAAIESPNLCLRLRCCYRDGVCYHQRPDENMRRKHMWALGWACGGLLLLSCSICLFWWAKRRDVLHMPGFLAGQCDLSKSVSLLSKHRGTKKTPSAGSAPVALSKESKDAEGATEGEGTEEGEETEGEEDED